Proteins encoded in a region of the Deefgea piscis genome:
- a CDS encoding SDR family NAD(P)-dependent oxidoreductase, protein MNYQEHVVYASLKDKVAVITGGASGIGEELVRAYVNQGAKVAFLDFNTEAGEQLAQELGCMFLFCDVSNLAAFQESFKQIEAQLGSIDILINNAGSDDHHNIESITEAYFENRINVNLRHQIFAIQSVIDGMAKKGGGSIINMGSINWMRGRPGRVLYSLSKAAIHGFTRTLAQELGARNIRVNSLVPGAIRTAKQDAMWAKMDPAAVNQFVELQALKFRLDGTHCARLALFLGSDESCGCTGQDFVVDAGLSLN, encoded by the coding sequence ATGAATTATCAAGAACACGTTGTCTATGCCTCTTTGAAAGATAAAGTTGCCGTCATTACTGGTGGCGCTTCAGGAATCGGTGAAGAACTGGTTCGTGCTTATGTCAACCAAGGAGCCAAGGTTGCTTTTCTCGATTTCAATACCGAGGCCGGTGAACAATTAGCACAAGAATTAGGCTGTATGTTTTTATTCTGCGACGTTAGCAATCTGGCGGCGTTCCAAGAAAGCTTTAAACAAATCGAAGCTCAACTTGGCAGTATTGATATTTTGATCAACAACGCCGGTAGTGATGATCACCACAATATCGAAAGCATTACTGAAGCCTATTTTGAAAATCGTATCAACGTTAATTTACGTCACCAAATTTTTGCCATTCAATCGGTCATTGATGGCATGGCCAAAAAAGGTGGTGGTTCGATTATCAATATGGGCTCCATTAACTGGATGCGTGGCCGTCCTGGCCGTGTGTTGTATTCGTTGTCAAAAGCAGCCATCCATGGCTTCACTCGTACCTTGGCGCAAGAGCTCGGCGCACGAAATATTCGCGTTAATAGTTTAGTGCCTGGTGCGATTCGTACAGCAAAACAAGATGCCATGTGGGCCAAAATGGACCCTGCAGCGGTCAATCAGTTTGTTGAATTACAAGCATTGAAATTCCGTCTCGACGGCACACACTGCGCACGCTTAGCTCTCTTTTTAGGCTCCGACGAATCATGTGGCTGTACTGGACAAGACTTCGTCGTCGATGCTGGATTATCACTAAATTAG
- a CDS encoding NAD(P)-dependent oxidoreductase, giving the protein MKTIGFIGLGLMGSAMSKNIIDKFNGDVLVYDINAEAVAKLVASGATAAHSIAQIAKDADVIITMVPKSEHVEAVYLELLPHLHQGQITIDMSTIDPAVSQRLAKQVQATGASMLDAPVVKSVPAAINAELGIYVGGDSAAHEQVRSVLAMMGCNQIHLGDNGSGLVMKMLHNVLVAGIQNSVNEMLASAAAYGIAKPQFNEAISFGGGGNFYLSSKIKSLTEENYNAAFSLQNMAKDVNIMLGMMQEKNLRLPGVELVNQVYQQGLATGLGGEDFCATYKIVQSNSQAN; this is encoded by the coding sequence ATGAAAACTATCGGTTTTATCGGTCTTGGTCTTATGGGCTCGGCAATGTCAAAAAACATTATCGACAAATTTAATGGCGACGTACTGGTGTATGACATCAATGCCGAGGCCGTGGCCAAGCTGGTCGCCAGCGGCGCAACTGCCGCGCATTCAATCGCACAAATCGCCAAAGACGCCGATGTCATTATCACCATGGTGCCAAAGTCTGAGCATGTAGAAGCGGTCTACCTAGAGTTATTGCCACATTTGCATCAAGGGCAAATCACGATCGACATGTCAACGATTGATCCTGCCGTTTCTCAGCGCTTGGCCAAACAAGTTCAAGCCACGGGTGCCAGCATGCTTGATGCACCCGTCGTGAAATCAGTACCAGCTGCGATCAATGCTGAACTCGGCATTTATGTTGGTGGTGACAGCGCTGCGCATGAGCAAGTTCGTTCCGTGCTGGCCATGATGGGCTGCAATCAAATCCACCTTGGTGACAATGGCTCAGGCTTGGTCATGAAGATGCTGCACAACGTTTTAGTTGCCGGCATTCAAAACAGTGTCAACGAAATGTTGGCATCTGCAGCAGCCTATGGCATTGCCAAACCACAATTTAATGAAGCCATCTCGTTTGGCGGCGGCGGGAATTTTTATCTCAGCAGCAAAATTAAAAGCCTCACTGAAGAGAATTACAACGCGGCATTCTCACTGCAAAACATGGCAAAAGACGTCAACATCATGCTGGGCATGATGCAAGAAAAAAACCTCCGCCTTCCTGGTGTTGAGCTGGTCAACCAAGTCTATCAACAAGGTTTAGCCACCGGACTGGGTGGTGAAGATTTTTGTGCCACTTACAAGATTGTGCAATCAAATAGCCAAGCGAACTGA
- a CDS encoding SMP-30/gluconolactonase/LRE family protein — protein MHKVEVLFDYIGELPESPVWCSKTTSLYWTDILQKELHCLQIETKTHRVLAMPEEVGCFALREQGGFILAMRSGVYLATADGQIEKKVCDNPNNPALARFNDGGVDPEGRFYAGTYWSPRDYNGALLCQVDADLKTQVMQCDILGANGLAFSPDGQWMYTTDTPNHRLYRTPRTPQSGQLGLRETLKIFPTGHGRPDGAAMDVEGCYWTALFDGHRIARLSPTGEVLAEYPLPVRCPTMPCFGGADMKTLFITTTRENMSEEERAERPLSGALFYLRTDVAGLVKPTFKEN, from the coding sequence ATGCATAAAGTTGAAGTGTTATTTGACTATATCGGTGAGCTTCCTGAGAGCCCCGTCTGGTGCAGCAAAACGACGAGTCTCTACTGGACCGATATCTTGCAAAAAGAACTGCATTGTTTGCAGATTGAAACGAAAACCCATCGGGTGTTAGCGATGCCAGAAGAAGTCGGTTGCTTTGCCCTACGTGAACAAGGCGGCTTTATTTTAGCCATGCGCAGCGGTGTTTATCTGGCAACTGCAGATGGGCAGATCGAGAAAAAGGTGTGTGACAACCCAAACAACCCAGCGCTAGCCCGCTTCAATGATGGCGGCGTTGATCCGGAAGGGCGTTTTTATGCCGGAACGTATTGGTCGCCGCGCGACTACAACGGCGCCTTACTGTGTCAAGTTGATGCCGATTTAAAAACACAGGTCATGCAATGCGACATCCTCGGAGCCAACGGTTTGGCATTTAGTCCAGATGGGCAATGGATGTATACCACCGACACCCCCAACCACCGTTTATATCGCACCCCTAGAACGCCTCAAAGTGGCCAATTGGGTCTCAGAGAAACGCTAAAAATATTCCCCACTGGCCATGGTCGCCCCGATGGCGCGGCGATGGATGTCGAAGGCTGCTACTGGACCGCGCTGTTTGATGGCCACCGCATTGCACGCCTGTCGCCGACCGGCGAGGTGCTAGCTGAATACCCTCTCCCTGTTCGCTGCCCAACGATGCCGTGTTTTGGCGGCGCGGATATGAAAACGCTGTTTATCACCACCACTCGCGAAAACATGAGTGAAGAAGAACGAGCAGAACGTCCACTTTCTGGCGCTTTGTTTTACCTGCGAACTGACGTTGCAGGCTTAGTTAAACCTACTTTTAAAGAGAATTAA
- a CDS encoding aldose 1-epimerase: MLTLISKQCGDLQLILVPQLGGAIAALKYQGFDILRPMPYGMASQANQCGSFPLIPYSNRIENGQFSFAGQHYTLAKNFGDHPHSIHGNGWQSIWHVAETSTQQIVLQLNHDAQGEQTAHWPWPYRAKQVFSLTENSLKIELSYLNDAAHAVPVGLGFHPYFANADQAQLQFCAQNVLINDSNMLPSARTAIPPQWDFRQVRPVEPNSIDNCFLGWDGSAQIHWPTQKLHVEITSPDAGNAIVFVPSTEKNFLAFEPVSHSNNAINQDHGAAMYLLASGETHSISMTMRIVGDA, from the coding sequence ATGCTGACGCTAATAAGCAAACAATGCGGTGATTTGCAATTGATACTAGTCCCCCAATTGGGGGGGGCAATTGCCGCTTTGAAATACCAGGGTTTTGATATCTTGCGACCAATGCCATACGGTATGGCTTCACAAGCGAATCAATGTGGTTCTTTCCCGCTAATACCCTATTCAAATAGGATTGAAAACGGACAGTTCTCATTTGCAGGTCAGCACTACACGCTGGCAAAAAACTTTGGCGATCATCCGCATTCCATTCATGGCAATGGCTGGCAGTCAATTTGGCACGTTGCTGAAACTTCGACGCAGCAAATCGTTTTGCAGTTAAACCACGATGCGCAAGGCGAACAAACAGCCCATTGGCCTTGGCCATATCGTGCAAAACAAGTGTTTTCACTGACAGAAAACAGTCTGAAAATTGAATTGAGTTATCTCAATGACGCCGCACATGCTGTGCCTGTTGGACTTGGCTTTCACCCGTATTTTGCCAATGCCGATCAAGCGCAACTGCAATTTTGTGCGCAAAACGTCTTAATCAACGACAGCAATATGCTGCCTTCGGCACGAACAGCGATTCCGCCCCAGTGGGATTTCAGACAAGTACGTCCGGTTGAGCCCAATTCAATCGACAATTGTTTTCTCGGCTGGGATGGCTCAGCTCAAATTCACTGGCCAACACAAAAACTACACGTCGAAATCACTTCACCCGACGCCGGCAATGCCATCGTTTTTGTACCTTCGACAGAGAAAAACTTCCTCGCTTTTGAACCTGTGAGCCATAGCAATAACGCCATCAATCAAGATCATGGCGCCGCAATGTATCTCTTAGCAAGCGGTGAAACGCACTCAATTTCAATGACCATGAGGATTGTTGGTGATGCATAA
- a CDS encoding HpcH/HpaI aldolase family protein codes for MNHFKTAIQSGKTQLGTWMMTGSETVAEAMAGVGFDFLVLDQEHVAVDTLDAIRIDRAIRSVGRSVTPLYRLAWNDTVLIKRALDGGATSVMVPFIENADQAQKAVEAAYYPPLGKRGFAAVHRASQYGHHTDFIRAAREDLCLILQLETPEAIDQIEAIAAVEGISGLFIGPGDLSAAMGHIGNPSHPEVQAKIKQGLAQCQALGIPCGIVGGNPDLVNKYQQWGFSFVALGSDMSMLMARAKEQLAAIRGENITVSGGEVY; via the coding sequence ATGAATCACTTTAAAACAGCCATTCAAAGCGGAAAAACTCAATTAGGTACATGGATGATGACGGGCAGCGAAACCGTTGCCGAAGCCATGGCTGGCGTTGGTTTTGATTTTTTAGTTCTCGATCAAGAGCATGTTGCAGTCGACACGCTGGATGCGATTCGGATTGATCGGGCGATTCGTTCTGTAGGCCGTTCTGTTACGCCGTTATATCGCCTAGCTTGGAATGACACCGTACTCATCAAGCGAGCGCTCGACGGCGGCGCAACAAGTGTCATGGTGCCATTTATTGAGAACGCAGACCAAGCGCAAAAAGCTGTTGAAGCCGCCTACTACCCTCCGTTGGGTAAGCGCGGGTTTGCCGCGGTCCATCGTGCAAGCCAATACGGACACCACACTGATTTTATTCGCGCCGCACGAGAAGATCTGTGCTTAATTTTGCAGCTCGAAACCCCAGAAGCCATTGATCAAATCGAGGCGATTGCCGCCGTCGAAGGTATTTCTGGATTATTTATCGGTCCTGGTGATTTGTCTGCCGCAATGGGCCACATTGGCAATCCATCCCACCCCGAAGTTCAAGCCAAAATCAAACAAGGCTTAGCGCAATGCCAAGCGCTGGGCATACCTTGCGGCATTGTGGGTGGCAATCCTGATTTGGTGAATAAATATCAGCAATGGGGCTTTAGTTTTGTCGCGCTCGGTTCTGATATGAGCATGTTGATGGCCAGAGCCAAAGAACAACTGGCAGCAATTCGTGGCGAAAACATCACAGTCAGTGGCGGTGAGGTGTACTGA
- the araD gene encoding L-arabinonate dehydratase: MFNKENLNRLDVTALRSQRWYAPDTIRAFAHRQRTQQMGLNREEFMGKPVIGIINTWSEMSACHIHLRDRAEAVKRAVWAAGGYPVELPALSVGEVMVKPTTMLYRNFLAMEAEELLRQHPIDGAVLLGGCDKSTPALLMGALSMDIPMIFCPAGPMSTGKWRGQVTGAGTHTKKYWDLVRVGTIKEHDWVELEGAMTRSIGTCNTMGTASTMTSIADAIGFTLPGASSIPAADSRHTQMAAQCGKTIVDMVWYDHKPSKWLKRENFLNGIVAYMALGGSTNAAIHLIAMANRANIKITLDDMAEIARQVPVLANLFPSGDQLMDEFFFAGGLMALLKKVEPFLHTQSIGVTNQMVAHWIKHADCYDDNVIRNMDNPVIALEQGCALAVLRGNLCPNGAVMKSSAAKPELHRHCGPAVVFDSAQALSEQIDDPALDIHKDSVIVLRNAGPVGAPGMPEWGNLPIPKKLLKEGVTDMVRISDARMSGTHYGACVLHVAPEAAVGGPLALVKTGDMIELDIAAGTLNMLVSDEELATRRAALQPSHRVYQRSFAALYQQHVTQADEGCDFDFLQAGSDVPEPAIC; this comes from the coding sequence ATGTTTAACAAAGAAAACTTAAATCGGCTTGATGTAACAGCGCTACGAAGTCAGCGCTGGTATGCCCCAGATACCATTCGGGCTTTTGCCCATCGCCAACGCACTCAGCAAATGGGCTTAAACCGTGAAGAATTCATGGGCAAACCTGTTATTGGCATCATCAATACTTGGAGCGAAATGAGTGCCTGCCATATTCATTTACGCGATCGAGCAGAAGCCGTAAAGCGGGCGGTATGGGCAGCTGGTGGTTATCCAGTCGAGCTACCAGCGCTATCGGTTGGTGAAGTCATGGTGAAGCCAACGACGATGCTTTACCGCAATTTTTTAGCGATGGAAGCCGAAGAGTTGCTACGCCAACACCCAATCGATGGCGCAGTGCTTTTAGGCGGGTGTGACAAGTCGACCCCAGCGCTATTGATGGGTGCATTGAGCATGGACATCCCAATGATTTTTTGTCCGGCGGGCCCGATGTCAACTGGCAAATGGCGCGGTCAAGTTACCGGCGCGGGCACCCATACCAAAAAATACTGGGATTTAGTTCGCGTTGGCACCATTAAAGAGCATGACTGGGTTGAACTAGAAGGCGCAATGACGCGCTCAATTGGGACTTGCAATACGATGGGAACGGCGTCGACCATGACTTCAATCGCCGATGCCATTGGCTTTACATTACCGGGTGCCAGCTCAATCCCTGCTGCAGATTCTCGCCATACGCAAATGGCCGCGCAATGCGGTAAAACCATTGTCGACATGGTTTGGTATGACCACAAACCGTCAAAATGGCTAAAACGCGAAAACTTCCTCAATGGCATTGTGGCGTATATGGCGCTCGGTGGATCAACCAATGCCGCCATCCATTTAATCGCAATGGCCAATCGCGCCAACATCAAAATTACGCTGGATGACATGGCTGAAATCGCCCGCCAAGTGCCAGTACTCGCCAATTTATTCCCATCTGGCGATCAACTGATGGACGAGTTTTTCTTTGCCGGCGGCTTGATGGCACTACTCAAAAAAGTCGAGCCCTTCCTTCACACGCAAAGCATTGGCGTCACCAATCAAATGGTTGCTCACTGGATTAAGCATGCCGATTGCTACGACGACAACGTGATTCGAAATATGGACAACCCCGTTATTGCACTCGAGCAAGGATGTGCTTTAGCCGTGTTGCGCGGCAATTTATGTCCGAATGGCGCAGTGATGAAATCATCAGCAGCCAAACCTGAACTACATCGACATTGCGGCCCTGCGGTGGTTTTTGATTCGGCCCAAGCGCTATCTGAACAGATCGATGATCCTGCACTCGATATTCATAAAGACTCGGTCATTGTCCTGCGTAACGCCGGGCCGGTTGGCGCACCGGGCATGCCTGAATGGGGCAATTTGCCCATCCCGAAAAAGTTGCTCAAAGAAGGCGTGACCGACATGGTACGAATTTCTGACGCTCGAATGTCAGGAACTCATTACGGGGCCTGCGTTTTGCACGTTGCTCCAGAAGCGGCAGTCGGCGGCCCACTTGCGCTAGTCAAAACCGGCGACATGATCGAGCTCGATATCGCCGCAGGCACGCTCAATATGTTGGTGTCTGACGAGGAGCTCGCTACGCGCCGAGCCGCACTACAACCTAGCCATCGCGTTTATCAGCGTTCATTTGCCGCACTGTATCAACAGCACGTAACTCAAGCTGATGAAGGCTGCGATTTTGACTTTCTCCAAGCAGGCAGCGACGTGCCTGAACCGGCAATCTGTTAA
- a CDS encoding LacI family DNA-binding transcriptional regulator: MRSRFKPAVKLDDVAAHSGVSPSTVSLYMRHPDKVSAKSAEKISRAIEELGYVRNKIASQFTGGARLSMAVIVPSVANIIFGEAVQLIEKIVSEEGFQLLIASHNHSLEKEEAQVRSFLEWSPAAIALAGPEHTDATIKMLQQSGVPVVQMWQVEGQRFPAQVGVDHFSIGYHATRYLYETGCQKVAFFTTRFEEDVRAGKRYTGYLKAVAEQDQLPIVVNVPQSDNIYTATRPLLLKTMIKERGLDGIVASNDGIGAALLIEAADKGIAVPDKLSVLGFGDFPISAHLAPASLSTININAPCIAETTGKMMLRMNRDIDYQGDIVDVGYEIIPRGSTRLVI, translated from the coding sequence ATGCGCTCACGTTTTAAACCGGCAGTAAAGCTCGATGATGTGGCGGCACATTCTGGCGTTTCACCGTCAACCGTATCGTTATATATGCGACATCCAGATAAGGTTTCGGCGAAATCGGCAGAGAAAATCAGCCGCGCAATTGAAGAATTGGGCTATGTGCGAAATAAAATTGCCAGCCAATTTACTGGCGGCGCTCGCTTGTCGATGGCCGTTATTGTGCCGTCGGTGGCGAATATTATTTTTGGTGAGGCAGTTCAGTTAATTGAAAAAATTGTTAGCGAAGAAGGTTTTCAGTTATTGATTGCTTCGCATAACCACAGTCTTGAAAAAGAAGAAGCACAGGTTCGGTCGTTTTTGGAATGGTCGCCCGCAGCGATTGCTTTGGCTGGTCCAGAGCATACGGATGCAACCATAAAGATGCTGCAGCAAAGTGGTGTACCTGTCGTGCAGATGTGGCAGGTGGAGGGGCAACGATTCCCGGCTCAAGTGGGGGTTGATCATTTCTCGATTGGCTATCATGCCACACGCTATTTATATGAAACGGGCTGTCAGAAAGTGGCGTTTTTTACGACGCGATTTGAAGAAGATGTACGAGCAGGGAAGCGCTACACCGGCTATCTAAAGGCAGTAGCCGAACAAGATCAGTTGCCGATCGTGGTTAATGTTCCGCAGTCGGACAATATATATACGGCAACACGTCCTTTGCTGTTGAAGACCATGATTAAAGAACGTGGGCTTGATGGCATTGTTGCGTCCAATGATGGAATTGGAGCCGCGCTATTAATTGAAGCTGCAGACAAGGGAATCGCAGTGCCAGATAAGCTTAGTGTGCTCGGGTTTGGTGATTTTCCGATTAGCGCGCATCTTGCACCTGCCAGTCTAAGTACGATCAATATCAACGCGCCTTGCATCGCAGAAACTACTGGAAAAATGATGCTGAGAATGAATCGTGATATTGATTATCAAGGGGATATTGTCGATGTTGGTTATGAAATAATTCCTCGTGGTAGTACACGCTTGGTGATTTAG
- the ahpC gene encoding alkyl hydroperoxide reductase subunit C, translating into MAIINTVIKPFKATAYHEGKFVPVSDEALKGKWSVVFFYPADFTFVCPTELGDLADVYPEFQKMGVEVYSVSTDTHFTHKAWHDASDTIKKINYPMIGDPTGTITRNFDVMIEEEGLALRGTFVINPEGEIKVAEIHDLGIGRDAKELLRKVQAAQYVASHPGEVCPAKWTPGEDTLKPSLDLVGKI; encoded by the coding sequence ATGGCCATTATCAATACTGTTATCAAACCTTTCAAAGCAACTGCTTACCACGAAGGCAAATTTGTTCCTGTTAGCGATGAAGCGCTAAAAGGTAAGTGGTCAGTGGTTTTCTTTTACCCAGCTGACTTTACTTTTGTTTGCCCAACTGAGTTAGGCGATTTGGCTGATGTATACCCAGAATTCCAAAAAATGGGTGTTGAAGTGTACTCAGTATCTACTGATACCCACTTCACTCACAAAGCTTGGCACGATGCGTCTGACACCATCAAAAAAATCAACTACCCAATGATCGGTGATCCAACAGGTACGATTACTCGTAACTTTGACGTGATGATCGAAGAAGAAGGCTTGGCATTGCGCGGTACTTTCGTGATCAACCCAGAAGGCGAGATCAAAGTGGCTGAAATTCATGACTTGGGTATCGGTCGTGATGCCAAAGAATTGCTCCGCAAAGTACAAGCAGCGCAATACGTTGCCAGCCATCCGGGTGAAGTTTGCCCAGCTAAATGGACACCAGGCGAAGACACTTTGAAGCCGTCTTTGGATTTGGTTGGCAAGATCTAA
- the ahpF gene encoding alkyl hydroperoxide reductase subunit F, with protein sequence MLDAQISAQLQGYLEKLQYPIELIASLDQTAAANEMATLLQEIAALNSKVTVRMDGVAALRPSFAIARLGDAPRVHFAGIPLGHEFTSLVLALLQVGGHPPRVDEATIASIKSLPGPLNFVSFISLSCHNCPDVVQALNLMAVLNPAITHTMVDGALYQDYVAEQRVMAVPTVLLNDQPFGQGRMTVEEIVAKLDTGSGERAAQDINAKAPFDVLVVGGGPAGASAAVYAARKGIRTGVVAERFGGQVLDTMGIENFISVKATEGPKLASALENHVREYEVDIMNLQRASKLTPGDLIEIELANGAKLQSRSVILSTGARWREMNVPGEQEYRGRGVAYCPHCDGPLFKGKRVAVIGGGNSGVEAAIDLAGIVSHVTLLEFGEQMRADAVLQNKLRSLPNVTILTQAQTTAVIGNGEKVTALNYTDRASGEARSIELEGIFVQIGLLPNTDWLKGVVDLSPSGEIIVDARGQTSVPGVFAAGDVTTVPFKQIIIAMGEGAKASLSAFDHLIRSGH encoded by the coding sequence ATGCTCGATGCTCAAATTAGCGCCCAATTGCAGGGCTATCTCGAAAAACTACAATATCCGATCGAATTGATTGCTTCATTAGATCAAACTGCTGCTGCCAATGAAATGGCCACTTTGTTGCAAGAAATTGCGGCATTAAATTCTAAAGTTACTGTTCGTATGGATGGCGTTGCCGCATTGCGCCCATCGTTTGCCATTGCTCGCCTTGGCGATGCGCCGCGGGTGCATTTTGCCGGTATTCCATTGGGGCATGAATTTACTTCTTTGGTCTTGGCTTTATTGCAGGTCGGAGGCCATCCGCCACGGGTAGATGAGGCAACGATTGCATCGATCAAATCATTGCCAGGTCCATTGAATTTTGTGTCGTTTATTTCTTTGTCTTGCCACAACTGCCCTGATGTTGTGCAAGCCTTGAATTTAATGGCGGTGCTCAACCCGGCGATTACCCACACCATGGTCGATGGTGCTTTGTATCAAGATTATGTTGCTGAGCAGCGCGTGATGGCGGTACCAACCGTGTTGCTGAACGATCAGCCTTTTGGTCAAGGTCGGATGACGGTTGAAGAAATCGTGGCCAAGCTCGATACCGGCAGTGGTGAGCGTGCCGCGCAAGACATCAACGCCAAAGCACCATTTGATGTGTTGGTCGTGGGTGGTGGCCCAGCGGGTGCTTCTGCTGCAGTGTACGCCGCCCGTAAAGGGATTCGTACTGGCGTGGTTGCTGAGCGTTTTGGCGGTCAAGTGCTCGATACCATGGGCATTGAGAATTTTATTTCGGTTAAAGCCACCGAAGGCCCGAAATTGGCCAGCGCCTTAGAAAACCATGTTCGCGAATACGAAGTGGACATTATGAATTTGCAACGCGCTAGCAAATTAACCCCAGGCGATTTGATTGAGATTGAATTGGCCAACGGCGCAAAATTGCAAAGTCGCAGCGTGATTTTGTCGACAGGTGCGCGCTGGCGTGAAATGAACGTGCCGGGCGAACAAGAATACCGTGGTCGTGGTGTGGCGTACTGCCCGCATTGCGATGGCCCATTGTTTAAAGGCAAGCGCGTTGCCGTTATTGGTGGCGGCAATTCCGGCGTCGAAGCGGCGATTGATTTGGCGGGGATTGTGAGTCATGTGACCTTGCTTGAGTTTGGCGAGCAAATGCGTGCTGATGCGGTATTGCAAAACAAATTGCGTAGCCTGCCGAATGTAACGATTTTGACGCAAGCGCAAACCACGGCCGTGATCGGCAATGGCGAAAAAGTCACTGCGCTCAATTACACCGATCGTGCGTCTGGTGAAGCGCGTAGCATTGAGTTGGAAGGTATCTTTGTACAGATTGGTTTGTTGCCTAATACCGATTGGTTAAAAGGTGTGGTCGATTTAAGCCCTAGCGGTGAAATCATCGTTGATGCGCGCGGCCAGACTTCGGTGCCAGGGGTGTTTGCCGCCGGTGATGTGACCACCGTGCCGTTTAAACAAATCATTATCGCCATGGGCGAAGGCGCCAAAGCCTCGTTATCAGCGTTTGATCACCTGATTCGCAGCGGGCATTAA
- a CDS encoding glutamine amidotransferase, whose amino-acid sequence MQCIAIRHLQFEDLGIFAEVLIEQGFDITYIDAGMAQFDLSTCHAADLVIILGGPIGVYEASIYPWLTTEIEYVAQRIRQNLPVLGICLGAQIIAAALGAAVYPGKAKEIAWSPLQLAQAAENSFLSALAHVDVLHWHGDTFDLPLGATLLASTALTPHQAFSYGAHTLALQFHAEAHGDKMEPWLIGHTVELHLAGVDIPKLRANGKHNALSKASAGKNMLRQWLRQIGLTE is encoded by the coding sequence ATGCAATGTATTGCCATACGACACCTGCAGTTTGAAGACCTTGGCATCTTTGCTGAGGTTTTAATCGAGCAAGGTTTTGACATCACATACATCGACGCGGGAATGGCGCAATTTGATCTCAGCACATGCCATGCCGCAGACCTCGTGATTATCTTAGGCGGACCAATTGGCGTCTATGAGGCCTCAATATATCCGTGGCTCACCACCGAAATTGAGTATGTAGCGCAGCGAATACGCCAGAACTTGCCGGTGCTTGGTATTTGCTTGGGCGCGCAAATCATTGCCGCAGCACTTGGGGCGGCGGTTTATCCCGGCAAAGCGAAAGAAATTGCTTGGTCGCCATTGCAATTGGCTCAGGCGGCAGAAAATTCATTTCTGAGCGCGTTAGCGCACGTCGATGTGCTGCATTGGCACGGCGACACCTTTGATTTGCCCCTTGGCGCCACCTTGCTGGCGTCAACAGCGCTCACACCGCATCAGGCGTTTTCTTATGGCGCGCATACCTTGGCATTGCAATTTCATGCTGAAGCGCATGGCGATAAAATGGAGCCATGGCTCATTGGCCATACCGTCGAGCTACACCTTGCTGGCGTTGATATTCCAAAGTTACGTGCAAATGGAAAACACAATGCACTCAGCAAAGCCTCCGCCGGAAAAAACATGCTCCGCCAATGGTTGCGCCAGATTGGGTTGACTGAATAA
- a CDS encoding carboxymuconolactone decarboxylase family protein: MPRVQLINAAETTANRQVLLAQIQQAFGATPNMFKAVANSPAALTSMWGSFAALGAGVLGAKLGEQIAVAIANQNRCEYCLAAHTVLGKNAGVSADELRAAQAGQSSDPKTAAALAFALKVVKNRAQVSNQDISELRAVGFDDEHIVEILAHIALNIFTNYVNVAFEVPVDFPLVALNPID; the protein is encoded by the coding sequence ATGCCCCGTGTACAACTTATTAACGCCGCCGAAACCACCGCCAACCGCCAAGTTTTGTTAGCGCAGATTCAGCAGGCTTTTGGTGCCACACCCAATATGTTTAAAGCCGTTGCCAACTCGCCCGCAGCACTCACCAGTATGTGGGGTTCATTTGCGGCCTTAGGGGCCGGTGTATTGGGAGCAAAACTCGGCGAGCAGATTGCCGTCGCGATTGCCAACCAGAATCGTTGTGAATACTGCTTAGCGGCGCATACGGTATTGGGCAAAAACGCCGGCGTGAGCGCCGATGAATTACGGGCCGCCCAAGCTGGCCAATCAAGCGACCCGAAAACCGCAGCGGCATTGGCGTTTGCCTTAAAGGTCGTCAAAAACCGAGCGCAGGTGTCTAATCAAGATATCAGCGAATTACGTGCAGTGGGTTTTGACGATGAACATATCGTCGAAATCCTCGCGCATATTGCGCTGAATATTTTCACTAATTATGTAAATGTCGCTTTTGAGGTGCCGGTGGACTTCCCGCTAGTGGCGTTAAATCCTATCGATTGA